Sequence from the [Bacteroides] pectinophilus genome:
ATTATAGAACACTGCTATTCCTCCGGTAAGTCCCACCGAATACATAAGTTCCATCCAGTTTGTATCCGTCTTTTCCTCTCCTGTTATCATTCCATATACTTTTTCAAAAATCTCTGTTGTCCCGACATCATTGTTATAGGCCATAATTGCATACCCGCTGCCAAAGAAAATCACTATACATATAAGAACTGTCTTAATAACATCAAGAACCGCCGCCATATGATGATTCCGCTTTTTCTCGTCTATATAATCCACTATAAAATCTGCCTCTCCGATATTCTCAACCGAGGCCTGTGGATATTCCTTCTGTATAAGCTCAATTACCTTCATTGCGGATACACTGTATCTTTTCTTTTGTATATGCTGTTTTTTGGCATTTCTGTTACCTGCCGTGCTGTCTCTCCCATTCTCAGGTATCTTCATAATCCTTATTGTCTTAAGCTTATTTACAACTGTGCTGTCGGTACAGTATATACTTGCCACATCCCCGATGGTTACTTCCCTGCTGCCCACCTCGTTATTCCTGTCTAGTTTTATATAGATATTCTGATTCATTCTGATTCATATTCCCCCATTAACACCCATTTTTGTGACATAACAATTCTTTGTGCAGACACAAATCCTGCATAATCCTCATTTTATTATGCACCAAAAAAGGCCCCGGCATACATATGCCGGAGCCTGATTATACAATATCTGTAACTATGCAATTAACAATTAATAGAATATGGAATAAAGCGTAACTGCACTTATCTTCCACTGTCCATCCTTATACATATAAGTAAATGTGGCACTTGTTGTTTCGTTAAAGTTCTTTGTCTGGCCTGACTTCTGCGCTCCCGTTCCTGTAACTCCTGCTGATATCGAAACCTTAACATAAGGACATCCGTCAGTTGTTCCGGAAGATGACTGTGTCGAGAACTTATTGAAATCAATACTCTTGACACCATAGCCATTTTTGTATGTATTAGATACAAACTTATCATATGCCGACTTAATGCTCTTTAACTTTGCTGCATTATCAACACACATGCCCTTAACTGAATCAAAGCTCTTGTTATCAATGGCTGCGTTGAAGAACGTCTTGAGATCCTGCTCTGCCGCTGCCATTCTGGCATCAAGGACATCCTCCCTGATATCCGTCGTTGTGATGACATAAGTATATCCTTCGTCTGAGCCGAACTGATAATCCTTATCAATATCCCTGTAAATATCATCAGTTACACGGATTCTGTGTTCGCCTGCAAACATTACGTCAATCTTATATACCTTCTTCGTTTTTTCTGATGATGACTTTGAATTATCTTTCTTATCATCTTCGCTGTTGTCAATATATTTGTCCGGCACTTCTACATCATCAATATAAAGTTTGGATGTTGCTCTTACCGTGAGCTTAACATTCTTTGATACTATATCTCTTGGACTTACCTTATATCTGTTCCAGAAGAGCATAAACTTCCCGTCGCGCACCAGCTCAACTGATGTCACAGATCTTGAATTGCCTTTTGTATAATATGTAACGTAAAACTTCTTGGCAATTTTGGAATCATAATCTTCATCTTCAACGACTTCATAGTTCGTTATATCCTTGGCATCTCTGTCTTCAAGTGTTTTGGCAAGAAGCTCCTTTGTAATGAAGTCTCCCTTAGGAAGATCCATATACTTAAACGCCTTCTCCCACTGTCCTTCCATAGATGCTTTGAAATAATTCTGCGCGATTCTCTTAGGACTGCTGAGTACACTTCCTGCTATTATGAAAATAATAACAAGTGCCGCAACTGCTGCTCCTGTAATAATTGACTTACGCTGCTTTGCTGACATTGGCTGCTTTGGTGCTGCAGGTGCCTGTACCTGTGGCTGCTGTGCCGTCATCTGCGGCTGCTGTGCCGCCTCCTGTGTACTCTCAGGTGCCTGTGGCGCTGTCATCTGCTCTGCCGCAGGTGCCTGTACTGTGTTGTCCTCCAATGGTGCTCCGCACGCTGCGCAGAACCTTGCATCATCTTCATTCTTAGTTCCACATTTTGGGCAAAACATGATTATCCTCCTCATATTCTAATATATACTTTGACCCTCTCTGTATGCGCATAAAATGCTTTATCTGCAGGCAAAATATCAGTTAAATTTTACCATACGCCATATCAAACTTCAACCGGCTCTTTTCAAAGTACTTACGCAAAGTACTTACACAACAGCATCAATATAAAGTTGAAATACGAATCAATATAATATATTATAAATACTGTAGACTATACATTCAGAAACGGAGATATTTATTTATATGTGGATTGCAGATAACTGGAAAGATTATGAAGTTATAGATACTTCCTGCAAAGAGAAGCTTGAAAGATGGGGAGATTATATCCTTGTCCGTCCCGACCCGCAGGTAATATGGGATACGCCTAAGACTGACCCAAGATGGAAGCGGCTCAATGGCCACTACCACAGAAGCCAGCAGGGTGGCGGAAGCTGGGAGTTCTTCAACCTGCCGGAGCAGTGGAGCATAAGCTATTCAAGTGATACATTTAAGAAGCCGCTCAGATTCAACCTTAAGCCTTTCAGCTTTAAGCATACGGGACTGTTCCCTGAACAGGCTGTCAACTGGGACTGGTGCGGCAGTAAGATTGCACAGCGCAAGGCTGCAGAACCTGACCGTGAGATAAAGATTCTTAACCTCTTTGCATATACCGGAGGTGCCACACTTGCATGTGCTGCATCAGGAGCATTTGTGACACATGTTGATGCCTCAAAGGGAATGGTCGGATGGGCTAAGGAGAATGCTGCAAGCACAGGACTCTCTGACCGTTCAGTCCGCTGGATAGTAGATGACTGTATCAAGTTTGTTGAGCGTGAGATACGCCGTGGCAATCATTATGACGGAATCATCATGGATCCTCCTTCATATGGCCGTGGCCCTAAGGGGGAGATCTGGAAGATTGAAGATTCAATTCATTCACTTGTTCAGCTCTGCGCCAGACTATTAAGCCCGGATCCTCTGTTCTTCCTGATTAATTCATATACTACAGGACTGGCGCCGGCAGTTCTCACATATATGCTCTCTACCGAACTTAAGTCATTTGGCGGGACTGTAGACTCACAGGAGATTGGTCTGCCTGTAAGTTCTAACGGACTTGTACTTCCATGCGGTGCCTCAGGACGCTGGACTTCTTTATAACAATATTTTAATCATGATATTTTTTCCCTCAGTCTCAGCAGAATCCGCTTTTCGATTCTGCTGACCTGAACCTGGGATATTCCCATTTCTTTTGCAACCTGTGTCTGCGTCTGATCTCTGAAATACCTCAGCAGTATCAGGTTTTTTTCATTCTCCGGAAGCTCGTCCAGAATCTGCTTAAGCACCATATGATTTATAAGCTGCTCCTTCTCATAGTCTGTCCATTCACACTCCGGAACAATTCCGGCTCCTGATGAGCCTCTGTCAGCCACACGGTCTATAAGTGTAATCTCATTGCCGTCAGACTGATATATTGTCTTATATATTGATTCAATCTCACTGCCTGCCTCAAGAGCCATGACAATATCTTCCTCAGGCACGTCAATAGCCCTTGCTATCATCTCCATTGACGGTTCCTCTCCCATCTCCTTCTGAAGCTGTTCCCTTGCACGCTGTACCTTTACAACAATCTCTTTTAACGAACGGCTTACCTTAATCATTCCGTCATCACGCAGAAAACGCTTTACCTCTCCAGTGATCATTGGAACTGCATAAGTCGAAAACCTGACATCGTAAGATGTGTCAAATTTGTCTATAGCCTTTATAAGTCCTATGCTTCCTATCTGGAAAAGATCTTCAAGCTCGTGTCCACGGCCCGTAAATCTTTTTACAATACTCCATATAAGTCCCATATTCTCTGTAACAAGCCTGTTTCTGGCTTCTTTGTCCCCTCTGTGCGCCTGCTCGATAAGTTCTTTTGTATGATTATAAGAATCACACATTCACTTCACCCTTATTGCACCCTCAATAGACTGTTAAACTGACCTGCTGCCAAGCTGCTTTGTCATAATAACTCTGGTTCCTTCTCCCGGCTCTGACTCCACCTTAATGCTGTCCATGAATGCCTCCATGAATGAAAAACCCATTCCTGAGCGTTCGAGTTCCGGTTTTGATGTATACAAAGGCTGCATTGCCCTGTCCACATCATCAATCCCGACACCATAGTCTTCGATTACTACAGTTACCGTCTCTTCCTCAATTTCACATCTGATGACTATTACCCCCGGCCCATTCTCATATCCATGTACAATGCAGTTGGTCACTGCTTCTGATACCGCTGTCTTTATATCGGCTATCTCATCAAGCGTAGGATTGAGTTTTGTGCAGAATGCAGCTACCACAACTCTTGCAAAGCTTTCGTTATCCGACCTTGCAGATATCTCCATTCTCATTGCATTGCCATCATTAATATTTTGCATTATTACGTCCTCCCCCGGCACAAATCTGGTCATCATGCACTTCACACGATTCAATTGCTTCACCAAGCTCTCCAAACACAGTAACAATTTTATAAAGTCCTGATATCTGCAGGATTCTTTCTACATTTCTGCAGGGGGACACAATTGCAATTCTTCCGGTCCGGTGCATTTTCTTATATCTCCCCATAATAAGCCCGATTCCTGAACTGTCCATGAATGTTACCTTTGAAAAGTCAAATATTATACTCCTTATCCCTCTTTCTTCAACGACCTCGTCTATAACCTCACGTATCTCGTCCGCAAGGTGATGATCCAGATCAGTATTAAGCCCAATCACAAGTGAGCCCCTCATTGCCATATAGTAATAATTCATTCACTGCTCCAATCCTGCGTTACTTTACGCACATTAATAAACTCAAAAACCCCTGTGCATTACTGATGCACAAGGGTTCATTAGTAGCTATATTGAATTTATCTGGCTATATGTCAGTGTGTTGACACATATGTCGTCGCTTCAGATATATATCTGCTCGTTGGGAAATTAGTAACTATGTACTGATAGTACTTCTTTGCATTCTCTGTCTGATCAAGTGCAACATAGCACTTTGCGCTGTAGTATGCAGCATCTGCCTTGGTACTGTCAAGCTTATATGCTACCGTAAGATCTTCAACAGCCTGATCATACCTGCCGCGCGAATAGTTGGAATATCCTGTATTATACAGCTCGTTAGCTGCACTTGCAGTAGTTGCAGCGGCTATCGTATTGTAAAGGCTCTTGGCATTGTCTGACGGAAGCGAACTTACATCAACATCAACAAGATACTTGGCTGCCTTTGTCGGCTCATTAGCAATATAGGCATTGGCTGCATCAATAACTGCCGTAAGCAGCTTATTATTGCCATCAACACCTGATATGCTCTCAAGCTTCTGGTTAAGCGTATCCCTCTCTGCCGTAACATCCTGCAGCTGCCTTGTCAGTGAATTAAGTTCCGCATTACCGTTAGAAAGCTTTTCACTGTACTCAAGGATACTCTGGTTATAATCGCTTGTAAGGCCCTTGTATCGTGCCGGTGTAATAAGGAACCATATCAGTGCCGCACCTATGAGTGCTCCCACAAGGATATTAATAATCGTAATCGCTCCGTTGCTTGGCTCCTTATACGATGAATGCGGCATTATTACATCATTACCGTTAAGCGGCTGCGTCTCAGTCTTCCTGCTCTTAAGCTTAGGCAGGAAACTGTCCTGTGCTTCCGCCGTTCTGTCGCTCTCAAGTCTCTTTATCTCATTAAGGTATCTTCTTGCCTGCGTATTGCTCACATCAGTCCTCAGTACCTGATTAAGGCACTTTTTGGCTCTTGCATATTCCTTCTCTTTCATGTAAAGCAGTGCGAGAAGAAGCTGTGCCTTAACAAACTTCGGATTCTGTGTCGTAACTTTCTTAAGCTGGATTATCGCAATATCCGAATTGCCTTCCTTAGCTGCAGCAAGCGCTACATTATACTTTCTTATGTTCTGCGTAACCGCTTCAAATCGTGTCTGGTTGGACTGTATCCTTGTTATGTAGCTGCCGGCAAGATTCTTCTCCGGCTTAATATTCTTACTCATTACCCATTCACTGAGAGCCTCAACGACATCGCCCATCTCACAGTACACAAGTGCGAGAAGATTACGTGCCCTGATATTGCCCTTATTGAATGTAAGGCTCATCTTAAGATCTTCTATAGCACCCGACAGATCCCGTACATTCGCCTTCTCAAGTCCGCGGTTATAATATGCATTAGATGCTTTTACTACATCATTATATACTGATACGTCAGCGCCACAGTTAGGGCAGATTGAATCGCCTGTAAGCTGTGCACCGCAATTATAACATTTCATCCCTGTCTCCGTTCCAATACAACTTAGTAACTAATTATTGTCAGTAATTATTACTTATTCTTCTTATTGCTGTTGCTGTCTGATGCTTCAGCCATTATCTTGCCAAGGACATCAGTTATGTCAGGTATATCCTTGTTATATATTGCATCTTCGGCATCCTCTACTTCAAGGATAGGCTGAAACTTCTTAATCTCTTCATCAAAATCTATCATTATCCAACATCACCTTTCTTACTTCACCTGCAAGATATAATGAACCGGCACAGATTACTGTAGCATTGCCGCCAAAGCACTCCACAGACTTCTTAACTGCCTGTCCCACATCCGGTTCCTCATTCACATGCCCATCCGTATATCTTCTGAATGTATCCGCTATCTTTGATACATCAAGGCATCTTGCGCCTTCTATCTGAGTTATGACATATTCATCAAATATATTACTGTCACAAATCTCCTTAATCATCGACGAATAATCCTTGTCATTGACGGCTGAGAACATTAATACATAATGCCCTCGCGTATTCTTCTTCATGGCTGCTGCCGTGTCAAGCAGCGCTGCTATTCCATCCGGATTATGTGCCCCGTCAATATAGAAGCCTTCACAGACCTGCTCCATCCTTCCTTCCCAGGTAACACTTTCAAGGCCTCTTCTTATTCTGTCAATATAATTCTGACGATCCATACTGTCATATGCAATCCTGTCAAAGCATCTGCTCTCAACCAGCATCTGTACCGCTGTCATTGCAAGCGCTGCATTCATCACCTGATACACTGCCGGTGTTGCAAGTCTGAAAACATTATCTTTATAATAAATGCTATCCAGTGAAAAATCAATATGTTTGGAACCTATTTCATGTATTTCACATTGCGATTTTTCGACGCCAGCCGCTTTAATTCCCATTGCTTCGGCTTTTTCTTCTATAACATGTGAATACTCCTGGCCCGCAACATATACCACAGGTGCTCCATGCTTTATTATTCCTGCTTTCTCCGCTGCAATCTTCTCCACTGTATCTCCAAGTATTGCAACATGGTCAAGGCTTATTGATGTGATTACTGTCATCACAGGACTCTCAACTGCATTAGTAGAATCGAGCCTTCCTCCAAGTCCTGTCTCTAATATCACAACATCCGGCTTTTTCATTGCATAATACAGCATTGCAATTCCTACAAAGAAATCGAAATATGATATCTGCCCGAATCCATCCTTCAGAAGCTCAAGTTCTGCCCGATGTACTTTTTCAAAGCAATCCGTAAAATCCTCATCACTTATAAGCTCATCATTAAACCTTATTCTCTCATTCTCCCTGATAAGATGCGGTGATGTAAATACACCGGTGTTAAGCCCCAGACTTCTCAACATTCCTGCTATATACATACAGACAGAACCCTTGCCGTTAGTCCCTGCGATGTGTATTACCTTAAGCTCTCTCTCCGGATTGCCGAGTCTGGCAAGCAGCGCTTTTGTGCACTCAGCCCCCGGTCTGTTGCCATACCTTGATACACTGTTTATATGTTCAACTGCTTCTTCCCATGTCATGCCGTTATCTTCCTTATATACGTTCCTGAATATATTACGGTTGCATCCTTTCCCGGACTCACAAGGCACTTAATTCCATTATACTTCGTAACCTTTCCGTCCTGCTCCTCTTCTTCGGTCCATAAGCCATATGCATCAGGTCTTCTGCTGTCATGCATCTCCTTCAGGTACTCCTCAAGCTTAAGCAGCTCCGACCTTGTAAATGTAGTTATAATTGTACTGAATATTACATCATCAAATGTAAATCTGAAGAAATATGCTTTCCACTGGAGTTCAATCTCTCTGCTGTGCTTTGCTATCATTCCGTCAGTTGCCGAACGTACCTCAGTAAACTCCGCATTCATCTGTTTTAGCAGCTCCCGCTTCTGCATAAGCTGATTACCTAATCCGTCCATCTGTGCCTCTGCCTTTGACAGCTTTTCCTGCGCCCAGTCACGGTCTCTGCTTGCTTTTGTAACATCGGCAAAATACTTTTTTGCCTCATCCTTATTCTTCGTGGAATCGGCTTTTGTATATTCATTCTTAACAGCTTCGAGTCCATCCCAGACTATGTCAGCCTGCTTCTTACTCTCAAGGAGTTCATTATAGACAGCCGTTGCTTTCTCAAACTTCTGCTTCAGCTGCTCTTCCTCGCCTTTCTGCTGCATGATTCTGCTCATGTAATCCTTACGCCTGTTAAGGCTCGTCCAGTACTGTTTCTCTTCATCAGACGAATAGCCTCTGCCTCCTTCAAAGCTTGGCAGAAGGTCTGTTGCAAATGTAAACCTGCCTCCATATCCCTTAACAATAATCCACACAAGCTCAGCAAGCAATATCCTCGGCATTCTGTTAAAGCCTCTCATCATATCATAGGCTGCACCGACTCTGAGACTCATCTCGTCAAATGGTTCAAACCCCATAGCCGTTACTACCATGGCAAGTTTCTGTGTTCCATTCTCATGCCTTATCGTCTTGCCCAGTCCCGCACCCGAAAACTCTGTCGGTCTTACGGTTCTCGCAAGCTCACGCATCATCTCTATCGGCACCTTGTTCAGCGCCATCTGTATCTTTTTGTCGGCTTCCTTAATCTGCTGTGGTGTCTGCGCCGCAAGCTCCCTGTGAAGCCTTGCAAGCATCTGTTCATGGTACTTATCCTTGATTGACACACACATATTGGCAGGTGATATATCATCTCTTTCTGCAAATACCTTTCCCGCCTCACGCGTTATCCATACAGACAGTGTGTCCACGTCCATCGCTTCCGGTATTACCGATGAATCAAGTTCCCTGCATTTGTTGTATACCTCATGCATAAGCCTCTCATTAAGTTCAGCCCTGCTCATTGATGCCATCTGCTCCGACTGCTGCTTTATCCTGTCAACAACCGTCACTACTTTGTAATCAAATCTTCCTTCTCCATCGTTGTTAGCCGGACTCACAAGCATATTAGCCCACTTTGCAAGAGTCCCTATAACTCTTGTTCCCGTCTCCGCTGCTGCACTTGATAAAGACACGCTGCGAAGGACTGCAATCTCTGTACGAAGTTCATCATCACTTAGCTTTTCTGCTGCTTTAAATAAATTCGGCATACCGCATTCCTCCACATATATTAATACAAAAGGGTGGGCGTGCAACTTAGCACTGCCCACCCGGTCAACCGCTGTAGTGCGGATAACAGGACTTGAACCTGCACGTCTGTTGACAATAGAACCTAAATCTATCGCGTCTGCCAATTCCGCCATATCCGCCGGCCGTATAACTGCCAGGCCACAACCTTAGCATAATACATATCCATAATAGCATTTTTTTACATTAACGTCAACCAATCATCAAGTGTACGGGCTCTGTGCGCCCATGTATGTCCTGCAAGTGCAAGCTCCATTCCGGCATGTGCCACCTTACTGCCATACTGACTATTAAGCAGTCTGTGTGCTCCTTCCACAAGTCCACTCATCCTGCCATCCCGTCCTTTAAGGCTGTAGAACACGGCATCCTTTCCGTCAGTCAGTATCTGATTAAGATATCTGCTGCCATCCGTGAGAACCGCTGCGCCGTTAAGCATTGTATTAAATATTCTGTCGTGTGCTCCGTCCTTAAACCACGGCATGACGTTAAGCCCGACCTTTGCCTGTGCAAGTGCTTCAAGACATTTCTTTGAATCTCCCGGGCCGTGGCAGATTATATTATCTTTACATCTGCATTCTAAAGCCTCCCAGCCTGCTCCAAACACATCTACCCTGAATCCCGCATCGGCAAGTTCTGCAACTGCCATTCCGCGATAATGGAATCTTGCCCACAGATCTATAAATATCATATTGGCGTAACAGCTTTTTATATCATCATCTGACAGCTTTCCATTATCACTTCCCTGGCCGTCAAGCTCCCTGACAAGCATCGGTTCTGCTATCTGTTCAAGCGTCTTGTCCGGATTGGCAAGCTGCACATCCAGTATCTCATGATAAAAATCCCGATATTCCCTGTCGAGATGTGCTATGTACCTGTCAAATGTCTCAGGTCTTGTATAATTGCCTGTCATTACAATATCCATCGGACGCTCTTCCCATGGTATCAGGTCTTCGCCGGTTTCAAGCATTGTACCGGCAAGAGGAAGAAAACCTGCAAGCTTTATTCCAGGAAAAAATCGTTTCATATACGCCTCATGATTCTTATCTATACTCACCTGGCGGTATCTCACAGGCAGCTTTGCAATATACTTATGATAATAAAACGGATGGTCGAGCACTATATTCATACATGGGATATCCTGTGTATCCCAGAATACGCTTCCGTCATCAGCATAGAGAAACCTCTCTCCTGCAAGCCCGTTGAAGTTAAAAGACAGCATATAAATGCTGCTGCCTGTCCTTCGTGCATCCTCAACAAACGCCTTAAGCTGCCTGAAGCTTAATTCATCACTCATAAGATTATAGAAAAATATCCTGTAACCCAGCCTGTCAAATTCCTTTGCAAGCTCATATGAGAAGAATTCCTGTGTCTCTACACCACCGCAGAACATAACCAGACATTTATCTGACATTCTTAATCTCCTCAAACAGCTCCAGGTCTGACTGTGATATCTTAACATTAGTGCATATGTCCTCGCCTCCCGGCTGCTTCACATGTACCTCAATTATAGTACCTTCCCTTATTGCACCTTTGCTCACCGCCTGTAAGAACATGGGGAATTTCGGATGATTTGCCGTGAATCTGTCCCATGCACCTTTTATCTTTAATATACTTGCCGGATTAAACATTAATATTACTCCTCTGTTAATTATTGTTTTATTTCATTTATATTTCTTCAAGCTTCTCTTTTATCTTAAGGGCTGATGGTGTCTGTGCAAGACCTCCCTCGCTTGTCTCCTTGAGACCTGCAGGCATTGCGTTGCCTATTCTTCGCATCGTATCAATCACCTCATCCGGATCAATTGCACTTCTTATACCTGCAAGTGCCATCTGTGCAGATGCTATTGCATTAACAGCGCCTGCAGAATTACGCTTTATGCATGGCACTTCAACAAGCCCGCATACAGGGTCACACGCAAGACCAAGCATATTTTTAAGTGCCATCGCCATTGCGTTAACTATGCAGTCATTATCACCGCCCGCAAGATATGCAAGCCCTGCTGCTGCCATTGCACTTGCAGAACCTATCTCCGCCTGACATCCACCGGATGCTCCGGCTATGCTTGCATTCTCTGCTATTACTGCTCCTATTCCCGCTGTTATGAACATCGCTTCAACAATCCTGTCCTCAGGCACATTGAAAATCTCTTCATACGCTATGAACACTGCCGGTATAACTCCACATGAGCCGGCTGTAGGTGCGGCAACTATACGCCGCATGCATGCATTGGATTCCCCCATCTTAACTGCCTTTTCCATTGCCAGTGACGTAAAATCACTGCACAGCTTTTTATCAGACATATTGTATATATGAAGTTTCTCGCCATCACCACCAGCAAGCCCGCTTGCTGACCTGAGCCTGCTGTCATATGACTTGTCCGCCTGCTTCATGGCAGTGTACATGGCTCTCATGCCTGCAAATGATTCGCTCTGCACTACCTGTCTCTCAATGCAGTCCTCTTCCATAATGACCTTCCATATCGGAAGCTTTTCATCTGAACAAATTGTAAGAATATCTTTTACGGAATGATATCCTGCCATAACTGTCTCCTTTTTATTCTACTCAATCGAAAGGTATGTAACCTTCTTCACGCCTTCCACCTTCTCAAGCCATCTGATGCCATCCTCCGGTATCTCCTGATCACACTCAAGTACCATTACAGCCTCGCCGCCGCGGTTTGAGCGGTACAGCTGCATGGTTGCTATATTAACACCTTTGTGCGAAAGCATTGATGTTACCTCTGCAACATGCCCCGGCTGGTCAAGATTATGAACAACAAGTGTCGGGTAATCGCCTGAGAAATTGGTATCAATTCCGTCAATCTGTGCAATATTTATCCTTGCACCGCCTATGGACTGGCCTATCACTTCAAGCTGCCTTCCTGACTGCCCGGTAAGTATAAGCTGCGCCGTATTCGGATGTGCATCCTTCAGCCGCGCTTCACCAAAATGCACCTCCATCCCCTGCTCCTTTGCAATCTCGAAGCTGTCCGGTATTCTCATGTCATCAGTGTTCATTCCAAGCAGTCCTGCCACAAGAGCCTTCCTTGTACCATGCCCTTTACCTGTTGCAAGAAATGAACCGTACAGATTAATCTGTGCCTTACTGACAGGCTCTCCCATAAGCTTCCGCGATATATATCCTATCCTCACAGCCCCTGCCGTATGTGAGCTGGATGGTCCTACCATTACCGGACCTATTATGTCAAATATATTCATGCAGGCCTCCATTTCATTCTAGTTCATGTCCCTAGTGCTTCTTCTTTTTAACGCACACATAAGCCACTGCAGCTGCTGCTATTATTACCACAAATACTGCATATATTACACCTTTGCCGGTATTTTGATTCTGCTTTGGAACATCGGAACTAATCACTGCCGTATCATAAGAATCTGCTGCACCTATAACTGCACCTACGCCTGACGGAGCCTTATCCGTAAGGACAAATAATCCATGCATGTCTATACTTCCGTCACTGTCACGCGTAGGAACTATGTTATTATAATCCACTGATTCAAACC
This genomic interval carries:
- a CDS encoding glycosyltransferase codes for the protein MSDKCLVMFCGGVETQEFFSYELAKEFDRLGYRIFFYNLMSDELSFRQLKAFVEDARRTGSSIYMLSFNFNGLAGERFLYADDGSVFWDTQDIPCMNIVLDHPFYYHKYIAKLPVRYRQVSIDKNHEAYMKRFFPGIKLAGFLPLAGTMLETGEDLIPWEERPMDIVMTGNYTRPETFDRYIAHLDREYRDFYHEILDVQLANPDKTLEQIAEPMLVRELDGQGSDNGKLSDDDIKSCYANMIFIDLWARFHYRGMAVAELADAGFRVDVFGAGWEALECRCKDNIICHGPGDSKKCLEALAQAKVGLNVMPWFKDGAHDRIFNTMLNGAAVLTDGSRYLNQILTDGKDAVFYSLKGRDGRMSGLVEGAHRLLNSQYGSKVAHAGMELALAGHTWAHRARTLDDWLTLM
- the sdaAA gene encoding L-serine ammonia-lyase, iron-sulfur-dependent, subunit alpha translates to MAGYHSVKDILTICSDEKLPIWKVIMEEDCIERQVVQSESFAGMRAMYTAMKQADKSYDSRLRSASGLAGGDGEKLHIYNMSDKKLCSDFTSLAMEKAVKMGESNACMRRIVAAPTAGSCGVIPAVFIAYEEIFNVPEDRIVEAMFITAGIGAVIAENASIAGASGGCQAEIGSASAMAAAGLAYLAGGDNDCIVNAMAMALKNMLGLACDPVCGLVEVPCIKRNSAGAVNAIASAQMALAGIRSAIDPDEVIDTMRRIGNAMPAGLKETSEGGLAQTPSALKIKEKLEEI
- the sdaAB gene encoding L-serine ammonia-lyase, iron-sulfur-dependent subunit beta; this encodes MNIFDIIGPVMVGPSSSHTAGAVRIGYISRKLMGEPVSKAQINLYGSFLATGKGHGTRKALVAGLLGMNTDDMRIPDSFEIAKEQGMEVHFGEARLKDAHPNTAQLILTGQSGRQLEVIGQSIGGARINIAQIDGIDTNFSGDYPTLVVHNLDQPGHVAEVTSMLSHKGVNIATMQLYRSNRGGEAVMVLECDQEIPEDGIRWLEKVEGVKKVTYLSIE